One Candidatus Limnocylindria bacterium DNA segment encodes these proteins:
- the msrA gene encoding peptide-methionine (S)-S-oxide reductase MsrA has protein sequence MVSPEKFPDPATDIARGAGAEGVAVLAGGCFWCVEAVYKQLDGVSAVTSGYAGGSSDSADYETVSSGRTDHAEAVEVRFDPGKMSFGQILKVFFSIAHDPTTRDRQGPDVGRQYRSVIFYADDEQRRVAEEYIKQLDAAHVFDRPIVTEVLPLERFYAAEAYHQDYAERNPLSPYILFNARPKVQKVRKYFADRLKVG, from the coding sequence ATGGTCTCGCCTGAGAAGTTCCCCGATCCGGCTACAGACATCGCGCGCGGCGCGGGTGCTGAGGGCGTTGCCGTCCTCGCTGGCGGATGCTTCTGGTGCGTCGAGGCGGTCTACAAACAGCTCGATGGCGTATCCGCGGTCACGTCCGGATACGCCGGTGGCTCTTCCGATTCAGCGGACTACGAGACGGTCTCGAGCGGCCGGACCGATCACGCGGAGGCCGTCGAGGTGCGCTTCGATCCCGGGAAGATGAGCTTCGGACAGATCCTCAAGGTCTTCTTCTCGATCGCGCACGATCCGACGACGCGGGATCGGCAGGGTCCGGATGTCGGGCGGCAGTACCGCTCCGTGATCTTCTACGCCGATGACGAGCAGCGTCGCGTCGCCGAGGAGTACATCAAGCAGCTCGACGCCGCGCACGTCTTCGATCGGCCCATCGTCACCGAGGTCCTGCCCCTCGAGCGCTTCTACGCGGCCGAGGCCTATCACCAGGATTACGCCGAGCGGAATCCGCTGAGCCCGTACATCCTCTTCAATGCGCGCCCGAAGGTGCAGAAGGTCCGCAAGTACTTCGCGGATCGGCTAAAGGTCGGCTAG